Proteins encoded by one window of Papio anubis isolate 15944 chromosome 7, Panubis1.0, whole genome shotgun sequence:
- the LOC108586766 gene encoding uncharacterized protein LOC108586766 isoform X5, whose protein sequence is MSAHQAPLKGAGEHREVGHGSSLGSGLKSGSTLPGRCSNRAPEQDWRQSEKDQWEQLAAGGRGPSWPTIFGQCWRPFRSKPLCCRGESMSWDSAGPKAETSSQQVECSLACLEQERHQRQGSQGQAEWRRPDQDIEDNTLQVPEVPVPLRKQLEAQESHPRLHEEMAEYWRTRWHQVAVALKFKEEELQRLQRQSGTWPPQDRQAFPGGERE, encoded by the exons ATGTCTGCCCACCAAGCCCCACTGAAGGGTGCAGGTGAGCATAGGGAAGTTGGGCACGGCAGCTCCCTTGGCTCTGGGCTGAAGTCTGGCTCCACTCTCCCTGGCAGATGCTCCAACAGGGCCCCCGAGCAGGACTGGAGGCAGTCAGAGAAGGACCAGTGGGAGCAGCTGGCAGCAGGCGGCAGAGGGCCGAGCTGGCCAACCATCTTCGGGCAGTGCTGGAGGCCCTTTCGGAGCAAGCCCTTGTGCTGCAGAGGCGAGAGCATGAGCTGGGACTCAGCTGGTCCTAAAGCAGAAA cctcctccCAGCAGGTGGAGTGCTCCCTGGCCTGCCTGGAGCAGGAGAGGCACCAAAGGCAGGGATCCCAGGGACAGGCTGAGTGGAGGAGGCCAGACCAGGACATAGAAGACAA TACACTCCAGGTCCCGGAGGTACCAGTGCCCCTCAGGAAACAGCTAGAAGCACAAGAATCACATCCCAGGCTTCATGAGGAGATGGCTGAGTACTGGAGGACACGCTGGCACCAGGTGGCAGTTGCCCTGAAATTTAAAGAGGAGGAATTGCAGAGACTCCAGAGGCAGAGTGGGACCTGGCCTCCCCAG GATAGACAGGCATTtccaggaggagagagggaatga